Proteins encoded together in one Gigantopelta aegis isolate Gae_Host chromosome 8, Gae_host_genome, whole genome shotgun sequence window:
- the LOC121379861 gene encoding protein Fer3-like, with protein sequence MAAATTFGKSRRILPQLSAYALDTETDINQLMSTFNVDIAVASFSRKLQPVSDKTLDFLPQSLYPSTSLASLTDTFEYEAGSRATFDTPYSDSDGTPSTPLTPHYKGYTHFTFPDVSLPAPAARACEKDKKTKTSPRKASSSAKWATGRRGRGACKPVTKDVERRRRLAANARERRRMESLNVAFDRLRGVVPSTGNDTQLSKYETLQMAQTYIVALQDVLHKEEAAS encoded by the coding sequence ATGGCAGCAGCAACAACGTTCGGAAAGAGTAGACGAATTCTTCCTCAGCTTTCCGCCTACGCCCTGGACACCGAGACTGATATCAACCAACTAATGTCGACGTTTAACGTGGACATCGCCGTCGCCAGCTTCAGCAGAAAGTTACAACCAGTTAGCGACAAGACACTGGACTTCCTCCCCCAATCACTTTACCCGTCGACTTCACTGGCTTCCCTTACAGACACATTCGAGTACGAGGCTGGGTCGAGGGCGACGTTCGACACACCCTACTCCGACAGCGACGGTACCCCGAGCACCCCGCTCACCCCGCACTACAAGGGATACACGCACTTCACATTCCCGGACGTCAGCCTTCCAGCTCCCGCCGCCAGGGCATGCGAGAAAGACAAGAAGACGAAAACATCTCCGAGGAAAGCCAGCAGCTCGGCCAAGTGGGCGACGGGCAGACGGGGCAGGGGGGCGTGCAAACCCGTCACGAAGGACGTGGAGCGCAGGAGGAGGCTGGCGGCGAACGCTCGAGAACGCAGGAGGATGGAGAGTCTGAACGTGGCCTTCGACAGACTTCGAGGAGTAGTGCCCTCTACCGGTAATGACACTCAGCTGTCCAAGTACGAAACTCTGCAGATGGCGCAGACATATATCGTCGCGTTACAAGACGTTTTACACAAAGAGGAAGCCGCCAGCTGA